taaacagaaaatgcatgcaaaacatacacagatgcaAATCATGAACAgtacatttatgtacatttataaatattttgacatgttcTACATGTTGCAAAAATAGCTTCATTGCtggaaaataattacaattaacttaagatttcacatttcagaaaaaataccataaaaatagcaaaaatgtCCAGACTGCATTTGCTCTGTTCATCTGATTGGTTCAGTGAATATATGATTAGCATAAAACATTACCACGTGAACACTGGATCAATTTATAAAGGACGAGACTGTATGCACACAATTGCTACATATTTCATTCATCACAACACACTGCTTTTGTACTGCTAATGCAAATacagacatttcaaaacagacTGTGAATCTGCAGTCTTACTGCAATTACTGGTGTACTGGCTAACAGCTGCCAAGGACAGTGGCAACAGACTGCTGATCAATTTCCTCAAAGTTGCAGACAAAGTTCATTGCATTGTGGTTACAGTGAACAGAGGCCCCAGTCCTCTGAATGGAAGAAGCAGAATGACACACTAGATATTGCATGTCTACATTCCAGCAAATTAATCAATTCAACTTGTTTGTCACAATAGTCTTTCAATATGGTTTCCTGGATCGACTGGCCAAAGGCCAACATCTATTATAAAACAGCTGTCCTGACAGAGTGACGGgaaaacataattaacataattaacAAAGTCTCTGGTTAAGTCAGTATAAGTCAGACTGTTTCAGCATTCCACATGATCTAAAGCTTTAGATCTGAATCTAAAGTTTTGTGGACATGGAAGATTACTTTCCTGTGTATGGGGGCAAGGAATCATTAATCAGCCTGAAGGGTTGCACATATTGCTTCAATAAGAATGAGgaaatttaaaagcaatttgGAATCTGAGAAACTAAATAGTCTGACGCCACTGTCTTGCCTAAAAGTGTCTGAAGTTTAAATATTGTTCAGTACTGTTGGCTACTCTGGCTCCCTGGGACAAAATGGATTAGACAGTCACATATTGAACTCCTTGTAAGTGTTGAATACTTTGTCATAAATTAAATGAAGTTATGGCTTACTGgtgttaattaaaaatgcatgtgtgtatcaaAGTTTAAGATGAAAAGTCTAACTAAATGTTGGACAAAAGTATTATTTTTAAGTATGCTTTTAGAACACAGAATGATTAAAAATTACAAGTGTGAAAAAATCACTTCTAGCTTTTCATACTGAGGTAATCAGCTAACGTCACTTACAGATCTTACATGAATGAATATACTAATGTAATTAGAAAGGATAGTTACCTGGTTCCATAGTCACATTAGTTTTACACAGTCCAGTGTAGCCGCTCCCCAATTTCCCATGATTCTAGCCAACAAGGTACATGTAACAAAATGGAAGCTCAGCATTTggaatgtctttgttttcaaaCGCTATTCATTACCGTGACTTTTCTGTTTGCACTTTTGAAAGGATTAAAGGTGTAAATACAGGGTGTGAATATGTTCACTCAGTTTCGATGTTAAGTTTGTAAATTGTGTCAGAAAGTACTGGTTTGGGAGAGTGGGACAGAGGCCGCTGCCACCGGGCAGTCATACACTAAGCGGCCTGAATCGCCCTCTTCAGTAGCTGGGCACTGGTCCTATTCAACCACAGGGTGCGGAGCACAGGAATAGTCAGAATCGGAGGGTTTGAACTTAGGGATTAGTGGCTGGAGCTTAGCCTCTTCATGTGGTGAATAAACTCAGTCTTTGGTTAATTACCAATAGATTTTAACAAGAGACAGACTTTCACAACCGTTCACAACCAAGAGAAAGTATACCCAAAAACCAATGAAGTAAAATGAGCTCAAACACATGGACTtacctaaaaacaaaacaatacacgACCACCAAAAATTGTAATGGTTGGTGTTCTGTCCTTTGCTCAAAGTAAAATCTTTCACTTATGTATGAGAAATTTGAATACTGTATTACTTataacaatgacaaatattATACAATGCTTGTGCTGTTTTCTGGATTTGCTCTTTAATCACAGTTTGTACTGTAGAAAGGAAAATGCATCTGCAGTATTTATCATGAACTATGGTATCAGCTTTTGCAACAGCTGATGCATCACAATGCCCTGTTAACTGCATACATTACAGTCACAATCAGCTAAATTTCTTTTTACCATGACTGATTCATCAAAAGTTTTGCTCGTCTATATCTGAGCAGTCACTTGTGACTGACTGAACCTGATGTTGCTGCTGGCTGTTGGTAGACAGTGGGGCACTTACCAGATGTCAGAGGTGGGTCTACAGCGTGACTAGAGCACTCTGACTGGGGGTCCAGTGATGGGTCCCCCACAGAGAGCTTCTGTGTGCTGGTGTCCTGGAGGGGCAGGCCCTGGTCATTGTCACTGTCTGAGGACAGCACCGGGATGGTAGTGGAATCTATGCTGCAGCAGCACGGCTCGTTCTGTCTGTAGTCTCCGTCTGCCCGGGTCCAGACCGACGGGCACCCCTTGCTCTCTGAAGCGGCGTCCTTCGCCGCCTGACCGCAGGATTCCAGGCACACCTCACAGGAGCCGTGCCGGCTGGCGCAGCTGGAGCAGAAGGTGTTCGAGGAGCAGCTGCGGCAGAGGGGCGTCTCCTGGAGGGGGCTCCCTCCGCCCGCCCCGTTCTCGCTCCCGCAGGAGCAGGCCCGGGTGAGGCCCGTGGCCACCGCCTGGCTGCAGTCCTCGTTTTCCCCCACCTCCAGGGGCTCGTTCACAGACAGAACGCAGCTGCAGGAGCCGGAGGAGACGGGTGGGGCAGGCTCTCCGCTTGGCAGCTCTCGGCCGGCCCCTGTAGGCCCCTCCCCCTGATCCTGTTCATCTGACGGCGGGTCACCGTGTATCAATCTGTCATTGGAGCAGGTGTTGTCAAAATTCTCCTGTGGGCCGTCCTCCTGGCGTATCAGGTAGGTGATTTCATAAAGTGTGCAGCTCTGTGGACCATGGCAGCTACTGTAGGGTGCTGgtgatgtttccttttttaaaacaagaaacaaatacTAATTCCTAAGGGAATTATTTCACTTCTCCCATATAATCCTGACtgcatttgtattcatattACAACTTGATACACAATTCTGCTGTAGGGCAAGAAGGTTTGATGTGGTTAATGGCTTCCTTTCTGCCTTTCCTTACCCATTATCCTGTACTTGGGACTTGTCATCTCTAATACAGAATCAACAAATATGCCTGAAGGAACTGAAGCGTTCTCTTTGCTCTTTTTCCTTGATTTGAGTGAAATAACGTATGACAGAAACGAAGAAACTCCCTGAAAAGGGACGTCTTCTTTACCTGCTGAATCCGACTTCGTTTTAGATTCTGCACACATGCCCGTAGGTTTTCTGAAAAGAATTTAACACACACAGCTATTAGGGTTTACACTTCCTAAACTCAAAGCAGAGGAATCAAGAAGGGAGGGTGGTCTTTCTACTGAATGCACTGATatttataataacaacaataacaaatttTGGTAAAATAATGCATGATTAATATATAAACAGTGAAGATTTCTTTTACTTGAGAAAGGCTCCAGTTTGTCTTTGTAGCAAAACAGGAACATGATGACCAGTGATATGACAATTATCACTGACAAGACTGCCACTACAACCCATGATGTGGAGATACCTGCAATAAAACCAATAAGACagattttaatcaaaatgtatttttcattaccTGAATTAGAGCATCTCCATTGTTTTCCATTATGGAGTACCCACATGTCCTAACTACAGACAATAAACataattttggattttggattaCTCTATTGGGATATCTttattattaaatcattatgtaatataaacatatgaatatgtatttatcCTATCCTACCGTGGATATAATATTATGTAGTGACACACAAATGGTACTAATTCATGGCAAAATACAATACAGACAGAGTGGTGGTCCACAGTCTTGGTTGTTTCCACCGTGTGGAAACTTACCCCAGGTTGACCCTTTTCCCTAGACATGAAGTACAAACAGATATCGGCCCACATACCAGCAATAAGTGGTCCACACTCTGCGTCTGCTTTTGTGCTCCCAGGCAGTCTCTCAGTCTTTCCGAGTGCTTTGCAGCTGGCGGAAAAAAATATACgtacatatttattatttttaagcagGCTGGCTTTTTCTATTTTCATCGTGTTCAGTTTTCTCAAGCCAAACACTCACCGCAGAAACAACTGGCGctagaaaataaactctttCCAAGGGAAGTGGTGCAAAAATTAGTCATAATACCACAGTGCGGGAAGTCTGTGGGGGCACATAAAACTCTGTGTTCCTCTGACCTGAACATAACATAGGGTAAACACCCCCGCTGGATTAAGCCCTAATCGAATTGTGTGTGCACAAAATGAGAATTGTACAGGTCAGTCAGGTAAACATGGTAAACATTGGTGGCCCCATGGTTATTAAGTCATACACAGCTCATATGAGGGTCAGCCATGTATAGTTTTGAAACAATGTATTTTAGGACGCCAGGGTGGCCCTGTATGATAGGAAGACCGCACCACCACTATATCACTTTCATGGCTTTCATGTTTTGAACATTCGTGGACACTAAGATATATTCCCATTACACTGCATTCTCCTACGAAGTTAAAATGTAGTTGAAAGAAGCACTCACTTAGTCCAAGGCTTACAGGGCTCTATTGAGGAGACGTTGGAGAAGTAACCATGTTCACATGGCAGGCAGGAGCCCCGGCCCGATTCTTCATTAAATAcgaaatggagaaaaaagaaaagcccttAGAGTTTACAGCTACTGCCTGGAAATAAAGTCATTTCATCTATAATTGCTCCCATCAGCGCCTGACTTGGGATGGGCTTCTTTCTGGTGTCACACGGTGACTATTAATTTGCATCTTCACTTTTTTCTGGTCTTCAATAATTTACATCTTGTGACGTACAATGAGATAGATGTTCCTATTTACATCTTTGGAAGGCACTGCAAGCCATGCCTTTAACTATTTGTATGCCAAGATGCTAGGATAAACACAGAGCAACTTGGCCCAGGCATCATCATCATAAGCTTTGCACTCTCTAGGGCAAAGATAAAGACCTATTCATCAGTCAGTTAGATCATACTGCAGCGTACATGtctgcataaaaacaaaaaaaacagagcttgGCCCTTACTGTCTGTGATGAGGCCTTGTCCGGGGCTGCAGGCCTTTATTTTCTCGCAGTACTCACAGTTGCTGAGGGAGCACTGGTACCCTGGCATGCACTGACAGGGTACAGCGGCCAAGGGGTTCTGCTGACGTTTGCTGAAGCGTTTCTCTGTACCAAAGACATGGTGTGACAGCCGTGATGAAGGACACTGGATACTCATTACTCTCTCCTGTATGTATCGCT
The nucleotide sequence above comes from Megalops cyprinoides isolate fMegCyp1 chromosome 2, fMegCyp1.pri, whole genome shotgun sequence. Encoded proteins:
- the tnfrsf11a gene encoding tumor necrosis factor receptor superfamily member 11A, with the protein product MRVGFTIKWIFQGWVTHLIVTLCAQTALSRPACTPHQYVKDKRCCSKCEPGKYVFAQCTSESDTICRDCGSDEYQPDWNNETKCLPQKYCDSEKRFSKRQQNPLAAVPCQCMPGYQCSLSNCEYCEKIKACSPGQGLITDKSGRGSCLPCEHGYFSNVSSIEPCKPWTNCKALGKTERLPGSTKADAECGPLIAGISTSWVVVAVLSVIIVISLVIMFLFCYKDKLEPFSKNLRACVQNLKRSRIQQETSPAPYSSCHGPQSCTLYEITYLIRQEDGPQENFDNTCSNDRLIHGDPPSDEQDQGEGPTGAGRELPSGEPAPPVSSGSCSCVLSVNEPLEVGENEDCSQAVATGLTRACSCGSENGAGGGSPLQETPLCRSCSSNTFCSSCASRHGSCEVCLESCGQAAKDAASESKGCPSVWTRADGDYRQNEPCCCSIDSTTIPVLSSDSDNDQGLPLQDTSTQKLSVGDPSLDPQSECSSHAVDPPLTSGHVTGNNNTTFISNGQVMNFSGDVIVVYVSQNSQGSGGAPEEDFGSPVQEESSEDDFQGVAKPKANTVPQEDAPLPLQEQAHLGLAANHRSLPGQEKSNDWSPGKCV